The Leucobacter chromiiresistens genome has a window encoding:
- a CDS encoding DUF4177 domain-containing protein: MSESTEAAPTWEYFVTPLLLHNEAQILNNWGSQGWELVQIIEGPAGGNVAYMKKRKA, encoded by the coding sequence GTGAGTGAATCCACCGAAGCCGCCCCGACCTGGGAGTACTTCGTGACGCCGCTGCTGCTGCACAACGAGGCGCAGATTCTGAACAACTGGGGCTCCCAGGGCTGGGAGCTCGTGCAGATCATCGAGGGCCCCGCCGGCGGCAACGTCGCCTATATGAAGAAGAGGAAGGCCTGA